The window TACTCATCTCACAGAAGGCAAACATATTAAAAGAACTTTATGCTTCCATTACCTACTCCACAGAGGTAAGAGCTCCTGTGCTTACCCTCAGTTTAGAAGGTGGTATGGACATAGAGGAGGTGCCACCTGAAAAGGTCAAGACCTGGGCTATAGACCCTCTTAAAGGGCTTTATCCCCACATGGTTAGAAACTACCTTCTGGAGCTTGGTTTTCCCCAAGAATACATGGGAGTTCTTAGGGAGCTTTCAGAAGTTATTGCCAATATGTACAGAGCTTTTTGGGAAACAGAAGCGAGGCTCTTGGAGATAAACCCCCTTGCCATATGCGATGTGGATGGCAAACAAAAGGTCTACGCTCTTGATGCGGTAGTGACCATAGATGACGATGCGTCAGTTCCTCCTTCTAAGATATACGGTGTGAGGACTGCGCTGAAGAGACCACCCACAGAAAGAGAAATTCAGGCATCTTTAATAGACAGAGATGACCATCGTGGAAAGGCTGGCTCTTATGTGGAAATGGACGGCGATATTGCCATGATGACTTTTGGTGGTGGTGGCTCCACAGTCACCATAGAAACCACCTACGCTGTAGGGCTAAGACCTGCCAACTTTACGGACATAGGTGGAAATCCTCCTGCGGAGAAGATGTATAAGATAACAAGGATAATACTTTCAAAACCCGGCATAAGGGGGGTGCTTGTTTGCGGTGGCACTGCCAACAACACGAGGATAGACGTGACCTTAGGAGAAGGAGTGGCAAACGCCATAAGGGATCTCTACAAAGAGGGCAAGCTAAACCCCGACTGGATATGGGTAGTGCGCAGAAACGGTCCCGAGGCAGAAAAAGGTCTTCGCATGCTCTTTGAAGCTTTCAAGGAATGCAGAGTGAAAGGTGAGATATACGACTCTTCTTTGCCTCTTACAGAAGCACCCATAAGGCTAAAAGAGCTCCTTGACAGGTGCGCAAGCGGAAAAGAGGAAGACAGAAAGCTCACAGAAGAGCAGGCTAAAGATATGGGGGTATGAACTCTCTATCTTATTGCACACTCAAAAAAGTTATCCTTTATCAGAGACAGTATGCTTCTTAGTTCCTCGTCCGAGTAAGTGTTTTTGTAAGCAAAGGTGGGGTCAAGGGTCTTGCCCGGGAGAAACTTCTGAAGATAGTACCTTTTGGCGGATCTTATCCACTTGGCTATACTAACTATGTCCTGTACGGATAACTGATCTTTTATTACGGTGGTTCTAAACTCATAATCCACACCTGAGCTCATTATCAAGCGCACGCTTCTGTCTATGTCCTTTAGGTTAACGTGAGCACCAACTACATCTGCGTACTTCTCAGGAGGTGCCTTGATATCCATAGCTATATAATCAACGAGCCCTTCCTTTATAAGCTCTTCTAACACTTGGGGCATGCTTCCGTTGGTATCGAGCTTTACAAGAAAAGAAAGATCTTTGACCTTTTTAATGAAATCTTTCAGTCCGACATTTATCGTAGGCTCTCCACCTGTAATGACAACACCTTCAAGTAGACCCACCCTCTTCTCAAGAAAGGATAAAACTTCTTCCTCCCTCAAGGTATTTTTGAAACGATCAGGGAGAACAAGGTCTGGGTTATAACAATAGTGACACCGAAAATTACAACCCTGAGTAAACACAATACACGCCAATTTTTCCGGATAGTCTATAAGAGTAAATTTTTGAAATCCACCTATCATTAGATCTTATTTTAACGATATATTTTTAAAATTATGGGCTTGTTTTTAAACTTTGAGAATCTTATAGATGCAGAAATGAAGTGCACTTACCGCAGAACATTTTAAAAAGTGCCTATCTTAACCTAAATGATGGAAACCAAAGGACTGCTTTTGAGAAGAAAAAAAAAGAGATCAGGCTTTCGGACACCGCTAAGTACGGCGACCTGACGCGTGGGGAAAGGATATACAAACTCATAAAACCCCTCATGAAGG of the Hydrogenobacter hydrogenophilus genome contains:
- a CDS encoding succinate--CoA ligase subunit beta, whose translation is MNLYEYEAYDKIFKKYGIPTPKYMFADHINDELVQFINDLGECVVKSQVLVGKRGKAGAVKVCHDPQTAVETAQTLLNYPVYGEMPVGILISQKANILKELYASITYSTEVRAPVLTLSLEGGMDIEEVPPEKVKTWAIDPLKGLYPHMVRNYLLELGFPQEYMGVLRELSEVIANMYRAFWETEARLLEINPLAICDVDGKQKVYALDAVVTIDDDASVPPSKIYGVRTALKRPPTEREIQASLIDRDDHRGKAGSYVEMDGDIAMMTFGGGGSTVTIETTYAVGLRPANFTDIGGNPPAEKMYKITRIILSKPGIRGVLVCGGTANNTRIDVTLGEGVANAIRDLYKEGKLNPDWIWVVRRNGPEAEKGLRMLFEAFKECRVKGEIYDSSLPLTEAPIRLKELLDRCASGKEEDRKLTEEQAKDMGV
- a CDS encoding anaerobic ribonucleoside-triphosphate reductase activating protein, giving the protein MIGGFQKFTLIDYPEKLACIVFTQGCNFRCHYCYNPDLVLPDRFKNTLREEEVLSFLEKRVGLLEGVVITGGEPTINVGLKDFIKKVKDLSFLVKLDTNGSMPQVLEELIKEGLVDYIAMDIKAPPEKYADVVGAHVNLKDIDRSVRLIMSSGVDYEFRTTVIKDQLSVQDIVSIAKWIRSAKRYYLQKFLPGKTLDPTFAYKNTYSDEELRSILSLIKDNFFECAIR